The Natrinema sp. DC36 genome includes the window GACGATCGACGAGCCGTCGCCGTAGACGTAGTCAACCGCGGTGTCGATCGTCACCGCGTCCGGTTCGACCGCCTGCGGAGGTAGCTCGATCGTACTCGAGAGCGGCAGCCCCGGCCCGATCAGTTCACCGCGGGCGGCTTCGGCGTCCAGTCGCGCGATCCCAGCGGCGTGATCGACCCCGACTCGCTCGAGGTACGCCGAAAGCGTCGCCTCGAGCACCCGCCGTTCGTGACGGCGCTGGGCAACGGAATGAAAGCGCTCGTCGTACTCGTTCCAGCGAGCCGAGAGTCGATCGCGGGCGGCGCTCTCGACCGCCTCCCGTTCCGTCTCGCCGCTTCGGAGCGCGTCGCAGAGAGCGCTCCGCAGGAGGGAAACGCGGTCCTCGACGGTGCGATCGTCGTCGCTGCCCTCGAGACCGTGGACGTGTGCGAACTCGTACCGGCGGGGGCAGTGCAGGGCGGTTCGGAGGCCGTCGACCGATAGCGAGGGAGGGGCTGTAGCGGCGTCGGCATTGGCGTCAGCCTTGGCGTCATCGTCGGCGTTGCCGCCGATATCAGTCATTTCGGACCACCTCGCCCGCGGCGAACTCGAACTGCGAACGGACCGCTTCGGCGAGTTCGGGATCGATATCCACCTCCTCGAGCACCACCGCGATCTCCTCGAACAGCGCCTCGGTCTCGCCGAGGTCGGCCTCGCCGCCGGTGCTGGCCTCCCGGAGCACGCGCTCGAGTTCGCCGCGGGGTTGGACGAGCAGCGCCTCGAGGGCGTTCGTCTCGCCGTGGATCGCCGCGTCGGCGGCGGCGTCGACGTCCTCGAGTTCGAGCCCGGGCGTCGCGTCGATCAGTTGCAGGTAGCGCGACTCGTCGTAGCTCTGGCGCAGGCCGCCGGCTCCCCGTTCGTACGAACAGCAGTAGAGGGCGCAGTCGGCAGCGCGGGCACCGAGCGCGAGCCGCCGGCGGGACCGCTGGGCGTGGTAGGTCTCGAATGGATCGCCGATGTCGGCAGCGTCCGCAGAACGCTTTGCGTTCTGCTGGGCTGCGGAAGACGACTCTGTCGTCTTCCGAACGTCGACCGTCGCGAACGTGTCCACGATCGATTCGGGCGACGGATTCGTCACCGCGGGATAGGCCGGCATTTCCCGGAGCCACGCCGTCGGAAAGAGCTGCGTGAGGAACTGCTCGCCCGGGTACGTCTCGTCGATCAGATCCAGGAGGAAGACCGCCTTGCGCGAGTCGTACTTCAGGTCGTCGACGGCACAGACCGTGACGCCGCCGGTCGGCGGCCGCGTCTCGACCGCGTGGACGTAGGGCGCGTCGTACTGGATCGTCCGCCGGAGCATCCGGCGCAGCCCCTGCCAGTCCGGCCCGACGAGGTCCGTCTCCTCGACGAAGCTGGCGATCTCGAGCACCCGACGAACCCCCTCGTACTGCTCCCGGGCATCGACCCACGCCTCCTCGCGGGCGATCCGTCCCTTGAGGTCGGTGCGGCGGATCCATCGCTCGAGCGAGCGACGGACGCTCGCACCGGCGGTTTCCGCGAGCAGCTCGGTCGAAAAATCGGGGGTCCGGGCCCGGAGACGGTCCAGGGAGACCGCTCGCGGATCGCTCGAGTCCCGCGTCGGCTCGGCGGGATCGATCCGCTCGAGTCCGTTGCCATCGCGCTCCCGTTCGCACTGGCAGGTGACGACCGCGTAGAGTTCGTTCACCGCGGGATCATCCGCGAGCGAAGGGGTGCCGATCGTCGCGGTCGGGACGCCGGCGTCGCGGAGCCGCCGTCTGGTCTCGGGGACCCGTTCGATCCGCGGGACGGCAACGGCGAACTCGTCGTACGACCAGTCGTGGCGGTCGCACAGCGACTGGATCTCGGTCGCGACCGCTCGGAGCTGCTCGCGGGCGGTTCCGGTACGAATGCGTCTCGCTCGGCCTCTCGAGTCCGTCTCCGACGAGTGCGCGCCCGCCGAGTCCGCGTCCGTCGAGTCTGCGTCCGGCGACTCCGCTCCGTCGCCGACGGCGGCAGATCGATCCGGAGAGTCGCCCGTGGCCAGAAACCGTGCTATCGGCTGGTGTGGCGGCTCGGTGTCGGTATCTCCGTTACGGATTGCTCCGGGAGCAATCGTCTCGACCGCGAGTCCCGCGTCGGTCGCGATATCGTCGATGCGGCCCGGCTCGACGCGCGTCCGTTCGACGCTGGCGTGTCGTTCGCCGACACAGACGAGCTCCGCATCGCGCGTGAGTGCCGCGAGGTACCGACGGTCGAGTCGGCGGTACTCCTCGAATTCGACGGCGAGAACGGCGTCGAACGAACTGGTGACCCGCGTTCGGAGTCCGTCCGCGTTCGCCTCGAGTCGCTCGACGGCCTGCGGGATCACGTCGGCCCGTTCGACGTACCCCCGGTCGTCGATCTCGGCGTGGAATCGGTCGTTCATCGCGTACAGAAAGGCGAGACAGTCGTGGGGATCGTCGAGGCCGTCGAGTCGGATACGTTGGCGAGTCGCCTCGAGCAACAGTTGGCCGACGTCGCGGGGGAAGCTCTCGTGGGCGGCGGCGCGCTGGAGGTAGTCGGGAACCGATCGGCTCGCGCCGTCGATCACCAGCGAGATGAGTTCGATCCGCTCCTCGTACTCGAGGCGAGACAGCGTCGGATCGTACTCCTCGATGGTCTTCGAGGCGTGTTCCGGCAGCGACTCGATTCGGGGTGTGCGAGGGGCGTCGTGCGTCCGCTCGAGGTCGGCATCGGTCAGCGCGTCGGTCAGGGACTCAAGACCCGCCGGATGCCGTTTCAGGACCAGCACGTTTCGCGGGCCGTATTCCGCGGCGAGGGTCGCGAATTCGGCAGTGATGGCCGCGAACACGTCGTCGCTGGGGACGGGAGCGGGGAGGAGCTTGCAGCGGCCGTCGAGCGCGGGCGGGGAAGACGCCATCGGTTGTACGTCACCGAGTATGTTCGAATTGGTATTTAAATGTGGGCACGATTCGATTCGAGCCGTCACGCTGAGTCGACGCGTACCGATCGGGCTCGAGTACCGCTACCGTCGGCCGTCCGATCCGAATTCGATACGGGGAGTGCGTCGCTTCCTCGAGCCGATAGTATCTGAATTCAAAGATAGTAAGGATAAATATGTTAGTATTCCTGTACTGAACATGAATAGCCGCACCAAACAGCGTATGCCGGACCAATATGGGGTTTAAAGTAGAAAGACTCGGAAAGAGGCGAAATCGAGAGATCGATCTGACATTTTCTTCTAGGCGGATCATATGTGGGTATCACGGACAATGAACCGATTCTACGCCCCACTACAGTTCTATAAGAAAAGGGTTGTAAAAATATATATTTCCAATACTGTTCGAGTGTTTATCATTCACACCAACTGCGTTCGGGACCGAAGAGAGACGGTCAATCGGCTGCAGATCGAGGTTCGTGACGTCGGAACCGGTCGGTTTTCAGAGGACCGTAACGGGGCGGTCGGTCTCGAGGATCACTTCCTGCGTGACGCTGCCGAAGATCGCTTTGCCGACCGGTGATCGCTCGCGGGTCGGGACGACGAGCACGTCCGCGTTCCGCGAGTCGGCGCAGTCGACGATTTCCGCGGCCGCGTCGCCGTGGCGGCGAACGACCTCGACATCGAGCCCGGCGGCCTCGAGCGCCTCGTGGACCGTGACGACAGCGTCGGGCAGGTTGTCGGGGTCGAACAGTTCGTCGGAGGATACACGACCACCGTCGTCGACGGCCGTGAACTCCTCGAAGACGTTACAGATCGTCACGGCGACCTCGTCGGGGTTCTCGATCAGTCCGTCGTCGACTAGCCCGGTTACGTAGTCGACGGCCTGCATCGCGCGCTCCTCGTCGGTATCGACGGCGATAACGATCCGGTACATGTGTTTGTGACGGGCTGGAACCCACTTAGTAGTACGTGCCGCTCGCGCTTCGATCGGCGTGAACGCCCGCGATCGAAACCGCTTTTCGGGCCGTCGGCGAACGGTCCGACAGTGAACTGGTCATACAGAAATACGGTTCTCGTTCTCTGTACGTTCGCCTTCTTCGTGACGGTGACCGCGCGGCTGGTGATCAGTCCGGTCGTCCCCGATATCGTCGACACGTTCGCCGTCAGCACCGGCGCGGTCGGGCTGGCGCTATCGGGCATGTGGGCCGCCTACGCGCTCTCGCAGTTTCCGAGCGGGCTGCTCGGGGATCGCTTCGGCGAGCGGCGGATCATTCTGACCGCGATCGGCGGCACGGCGGTCGCGAGCGCACTGCTCGCGCTGTCGCCGACGTACGTCGCCTTCCTGCTGTTCGCGATCGTCCTCGGCGCGGCGGCCGGCCTTCATTACAGCGTCGCGACGACGCTGCTCACCCGGCTGTTCGATCGAACGGGTCGCGCGATCGGGATCCACGTCTCCGGGGCCCCGATCGCCGGCCTCGCCGCACCGGTCCTCGCGGCCCTCGCCGCCGAACGGTACGGGTGGCGCGCGGCGATCGCCGTCGGGACCGCCGTCGCGATTCCGATCGTCGTCCTCTTTTTCCTCCGGACGCGACCGACCGAGCCGCGATACCCGGATCGACGGATGCGAGACCAGATCGAGCCCGCGCTCCTCTCGCAGTTGCTGACCCGGCCCAGCGTCGCCTACACGACCGTCCTCTGTGCGATGGGTGCCTTCACCTGGCAGGCCACCGCCTCGTTTCTGCCCACGTTCCTCGAGGTCGGCTACGGGCTCTCTCGGACGACGGCCGGATTGCTGTTCTCGCTGTACTTCCTCGTCAACGGCGGCATCCAGCCGTTGATTGGGTCGCTGTCCGACCGTTACTCGCGCGACGCCGCGGCCGCAACGACGATGACGGCGGGAGTGGTCGGCTTCGCGGTGTTGGTCACCGGCGACGGACTGGTCGAAGCGGTCGCCGGCGTCGCCTGCGTCGGCGTCGCGATGACGTGGGGTGCGCCGCTGCAGTCGCGGTTCATGGACGTCCTCTCGTCATCCGAACGCGGTCTTGGCTTCGGCCTCGTTCGAACCGCCTACATGACCCTCGGTGCGACCGGAAGCGTCGCGGTCGGATCGGCCGCGGACCTGTTCGGCTGGACGGTCGCGTTCGGCCTCCTCTCGGGAATCATGGCCCTCGCGCTGCTCACGATCGTCGCGAACAACGCGCTCTCGCTGGGCTACTGACCGCTGTGAGGAGGCGAGACGACACCGGTATCGCGTCGAGCGGACCCTCTAGTCGCTCATCCAGTCGCTCGCCTGCGGCTCGCCCGGATCGGTCGGTACCTCGACGAGCACCGGTTCGTCCGCGTCGATTACGGACTCGAGCGTCGATCGAATCGCGGACGGCGTCTCCGCGCGCTCGGCTCGCAGCCCGAGACTCGCCGCGAGGGTCGCGAAGTCGATCGGCGCGTTCGTCCAGTTGTACTCGCCGGTCTCGAGATCGTAGTTCCGCTCGGCGTCGTCGCTGATGATGGCGTAATCCTCGTTGGTAAAGACGACGACGGTGATCGGCAAGTCCTCGGCGACGATCGTGTGGAGCTCGTGGACACACATCATGAGCCCGCCGTCGCCGGTCAACACGAGGACGTCGTCCTCGGGATTGGCCAACTGCGCGCCGATCCCCGACGGGAGACCGGTCCCCATCGTCGCCCACGAGCCCGGATTGACGTACGATCGCGGGCCAGCGGCCTCGAAGACGTTCAGGCCCCAGACCCGGAACCCGCCGGCGTCGGCTGCGACGATCGCTTCCCGCGGGACCGCGTCTCGGATCGCCTCGAGCGCGCTGACGGACGTCAGAGGTGCCGACGAGACGCGAAGGTCCTCGACCCGCTCGCTCGTGGCCGTCCTGACGACACTCGCGCGTTCGATGGCGTCGCCGGTCGAGACCGCTCGATCGGAGAGCGCTTCCTCGAGCGCCGACAGCGCGTTCCGGGCGTCGGCGACGATGCCGACGGACGGCGCGTAGCCGGTCCCGAGGTCGTCGGGGTCGAGCGTGACGTGGACGAGGGTCTCCGGCACGTCCACGGACCAGGCCCGAGTCGCGACCGCGTCGAAGTCCGTACCGACCGCGAGCGCCGCGTCCGCGTTCGCGAGGAGGGAGAACAGTTCGGGTGACGCGCTGCCCGACAGCGTTCCGGCGACGTATCCGTCGGAACCGTCGGGGAGGACGCCTTTCCCCTTGTAGGTGGTGACGACGGGCGCCCCGAGGCGGTCGGCGACGCGACGGAGCTCGTCGCTCGCGTTCGCGGCTCGGATGCCGCCGCCGGCGACGATCACCGGGTTATCGGCCCCGGCGAGCCGATCGGCAGCGGCCTCGACGTCGCTGTCCGCAACGCCCGAGACGGCGTTGCGACTGTAGTCCGCCGGCGTCGCGAGCGCCACGTCCATCGCCAGGAAGTTCTTCGGAATTCCAACGCGGACGGGTCCCTTCGGTGCTGTCTCCGCAGCTGCGATCCCCTCCTCGAGGACGGCGATCGTGCTCCCGGGCCGCTCGACGAGCAGGTTTTCTTTGACGACGTTGTCGTAGGTGTCCGGCGGGGTCTCGTGGATACCGTCGCCGCCCCGAATCGCGGGCTCGGTCTCGACGGCGATGTGGACGAGCGGCGTGCAGTCGTTGAGCGCGTTCTTCAGCCCGTTCATCGCGTTCATGTCTCCCGGTCCGGGAACGACGGCCGTCGCCGCGAGCTCGCCGCTGGTTTCCGCGTATCCCCACGCCTGATGGGTGACGGCGGTCTCGTGACGCGCCACGACGAACCGAATGTCGTCTCGCGCCCCGATCGCCTCGTTCAGCGGAAGCGTCTGTTTCCCGGGAATACCGAACACGGTGTCGATCCCATCGCCCGCCAGTCGCTCGATGACTGCTCGGCCAACATTCATACGCACACCTCGTAAACCAGCTATTTATTCCCTCCCTTCGGATCAGTCCCGATCGCTGGTCGGTCCGTGCGATCCCCGCCCGTTCCACTTCGATCACCGATCCCGTCCAAACGACGCGTGATCTCCAGCTGCACGACCGATTTACATGGTATGGTTTCTCATATCGAAACAGAGTCGAATTCGTGACACTGTTCGAGCGGGCCGAACGGAACGAAACCGATCGTTCGAGACGATTGTTTCGCGGGCGTCGCTGTGATTGTATCCCGTTCGCCCGCCGCCTTCAGTCGAAATCGACTGTTCGGACCCGATAGCGACAGCGACGACCGGCTGGGAACCGTCCGATTTTGATGTTTCGGTAGTTGAAACGCCCGTCCTCGAGCACACAATACCTGGATTTGTTGCGTGTTACTTCCCCATGGTATTCGGTATCACTCTACTACCATTCGATTCGGATTACAATCATATTTGTGTAAATCGATTCTCGCCCCATCGCTCGACCTTCATCGCTCCGGCGTGCGGTTAGCGGGTCGAACGAACTCACAGACGCGTTACAATCTGCAACGTGTGTATGATTCCGGCAGGTCGCGGTTCTCACGTACACCGTCGCCCGGAAGACCCGGTCGAATCAACTGGTTTCCGTACTCGCCGCTCGATTCGATCGTCGGTTCGACCGACCTGCCGGCCGCCTATCGCAAGTATTGCCACCCGACCGCCGTTCGTTTCGAATAACGAAACAATGCTCGGCTACCGTTCTCCAACAGAAACCATGCGCGAGATGGGCTCTCCCTCGGCGGGCTCGTCCCGCTGCTGCCTCTCTGCGGTATCGCGGTAAGCAGTCGATACCGATCGCGACGCGAACCGTCGAGAGAACGTGCAGACCGATCGAAACAACGGCTGGCCGGTCCTCCGATCAAACGATGTCGTCTGACTCGAGGGCCGCGATCTCGTCCGCCGAGTAGCCGAGCTCGTCGAGGATCTCGCGCGAGTGTTGGCCGAGATCAGGCGGTGCTCCCTCGTGAGTGGTTTCGAGCGAGGAGAAGTTGACCGGGTTCGCGGGCGATTTCAGCGTCCCGTGTTCGGGATGTTCCATCTCGGCGATCATGTCGTGGGACTCTATGTGTGGGTCGTTAACGACGTCTTCGACGTCGTTGACGGGCGTACAAGGGACATCGAACTCCCGGAGGTGCTCGACCCACTCGTCGGTCGTCAGTTCGGCGAAGATCTCCTCGAGGCGGGTATCGAGTTCGTCTCGGTTCTCGACCCGAGTCTCGAACGTGTCGAACCGCTCGTCGTCGATCCACTCCTCCCGATCGAGCGCGTGACAGAGGTTCGGCCAGATGCCCTCGCTGATCACGCCGACGACGACGTGCGAGTCGGCCGTCTCGATCGCCTGATAGGGCGCGAGGTTGGGATGTTTGGTCCCCATTCGGCGCGGGACGTCGCCGGAGGCGAAGTAATTGGTCACGTGATAGAGCAGCCACTGGAAACTCGTATCGTACAGCGCGAGCTCGATGTGTTGCCCCTCGCCCGTCCGCTCGCGATGATAGAGCGAGGTCAGGATGGCGTACGTCGCCGTCATGGCACCGGAGACGTCACAGATGGAGATTCCGACCCGCGCCGGTTCGTCTTCGCTTCCGGTAATACTCATCATACCGGCTTCGCCCTGTAACACGATGTCGAAGGACTTGCGCCCGCTGTAGGGGCTGTTCGTCCCGTACCCGGAGACGTCGCAGTAGATCAGGTCGTCGCTCAGTGCCGAGAGCGTCTCGTGGTCGGCCCCGAACTCCTCGGCCTTCCCGGGGCTGAAGTTCTGCATAAAGACGTCGGCGTCCTCGATCAGGTCGTGGAGAACAGCTTGCCCTTCCTCGCTGGTCAGGTCGAGCGTGAGGCTTCGCTTGTTTCGATTCAGACTGACGAAGTACGCCGACAGCCCCTCGTACTCCGGCTGGTAGGCGCGCGT containing:
- a CDS encoding thiamine pyrophosphate-binding protein, with translation MNVGRAVIERLAGDGIDTVFGIPGKQTLPLNEAIGARDDIRFVVARHETAVTHQAWGYAETSGELAATAVVPGPGDMNAMNGLKNALNDCTPLVHIAVETEPAIRGGDGIHETPPDTYDNVVKENLLVERPGSTIAVLEEGIAAAETAPKGPVRVGIPKNFLAMDVALATPADYSRNAVSGVADSDVEAAADRLAGADNPVIVAGGGIRAANASDELRRVADRLGAPVVTTYKGKGVLPDGSDGYVAGTLSGSASPELFSLLANADAALAVGTDFDAVATRAWSVDVPETLVHVTLDPDDLGTGYAPSVGIVADARNALSALEEALSDRAVSTGDAIERASVVRTATSERVEDLRVSSAPLTSVSALEAIRDAVPREAIVAADAGGFRVWGLNVFEAAGPRSYVNPGSWATMGTGLPSGIGAQLANPEDDVLVLTGDGGLMMCVHELHTIVAEDLPITVVVFTNEDYAIISDDAERNYDLETGEYNWTNAPIDFATLAASLGLRAERAETPSAIRSTLESVIDADEPVLVEVPTDPGEPQASDWMSD
- a CDS encoding universal stress protein; this encodes MYRIVIAVDTDEERAMQAVDYVTGLVDDGLIENPDEVAVTICNVFEEFTAVDDGGRVSSDELFDPDNLPDAVVTVHEALEAAGLDVEVVRRHGDAAAEIVDCADSRNADVLVVPTRERSPVGKAIFGSVTQEVILETDRPVTVL
- a CDS encoding MFS transporter — encoded protein: MNWSYRNTVLVLCTFAFFVTVTARLVISPVVPDIVDTFAVSTGAVGLALSGMWAAYALSQFPSGLLGDRFGERRIILTAIGGTAVASALLALSPTYVAFLLFAIVLGAAAGLHYSVATTLLTRLFDRTGRAIGIHVSGAPIAGLAAPVLAALAAERYGWRAAIAVGTAVAIPIVVLFFLRTRPTEPRYPDRRMRDQIEPALLSQLLTRPSVAYTTVLCAMGAFTWQATASFLPTFLEVGYGLSRTTAGLLFSLYFLVNGGIQPLIGSLSDRYSRDAAAATTMTAGVVGFAVLVTGDGLVEAVAGVACVGVAMTWGAPLQSRFMDVLSSSERGLGFGLVRTAYMTLGATGSVAVGSAADLFGWTVAFGLLSGIMALALLTIVANNALSLGY
- a CDS encoding CaiB/BaiF CoA-transferase family protein; translated protein: MRPLEDITVIDATQALVGPMATQTFGDLGADVIKIERPGHGDLTRAYQPEYEGLSAYFVSLNRNKRSLTLDLTSEEGQAVLHDLIEDADVFMQNFSPGKAEEFGADHETLSALSDDLIYCDVSGYGTNSPYSGRKSFDIVLQGEAGMMSITGSEDEPARVGISICDVSGAMTATYAILTSLYHRERTGEGQHIELALYDTSFQWLLYHVTNYFASGDVPRRMGTKHPNLAPYQAIETADSHVVVGVISEGIWPNLCHALDREEWIDDERFDTFETRVENRDELDTRLEEIFAELTTDEWVEHLREFDVPCTPVNDVEDVVNDPHIESHDMIAEMEHPEHGTLKSPANPVNFSSLETTHEGAPPDLGQHSREILDELGYSADEIAALESDDIV
- a CDS encoding PD-(D/E)XK nuclease family protein, whose protein sequence is MTDIGGNADDDAKADANADAATAPPSLSVDGLRTALHCPRRYEFAHVHGLEGSDDDRTVEDRVSLLRSALCDALRSGETEREAVESAARDRLSARWNEYDERFHSVAQRRHERRVLEATLSAYLERVGVDHAAGIARLDAEAARGELIGPGLPLSSTIELPPQAVEPDAVTIDTAVDYVYGDGSSIVGVRFVPTLAPLGLLRYRSDWEGDVEDLFTEHFDADSTTFEPDPVGALLETAVVLDGLRDLRDRLELGDRTCRYVQIPLADRSGTAVNWVRDTVEASLEIVDLTDVYVDHHTFGMTHEHRNGTVDDRLAAVAASLLSGPFDPSDRWDRIADNSCPDCEYTVCCQEYISAEVRFDG